Proteins encoded in a region of the uncultured Paludibaculum sp. genome:
- the fabD gene encoding ACP S-malonyltransferase → MSKIAFLFPGQGSQATGMGKALADAYPSAMAVFQEADDALQFPISKLCFEGPDDQLRLTQNTQPALLTVSIAALAVLREKGFAPAIVAGHSLGEYSALVAAGSLKFADAVRLVRLRGQYMQEAVPAGVGAMAAILKPPLDKLESILAEASQGEVVSAANFNSPDQLVIAGHAGAVARACEALKAAGAKRTVPLPVSAPFHCSLMHPAQARLKVDLDVCEFSDLSVPLINNVEAREISTGADARQGLYLQVPGAVRWTDAMHQLAASGVQRAVEVGAGAVLCGLLRQIEPGIKTAKFGDPADLEKVCELLA, encoded by the coding sequence ATGTCCAAAATCGCATTCCTCTTCCCGGGCCAGGGATCGCAGGCCACTGGCATGGGCAAGGCGCTGGCCGACGCCTATCCTTCCGCCATGGCAGTGTTTCAGGAAGCCGATGACGCGCTGCAGTTCCCCATCTCCAAGCTCTGTTTCGAAGGGCCCGACGACCAGCTCAGATTGACGCAGAACACGCAACCGGCGCTGCTGACGGTGTCCATCGCGGCGCTCGCTGTGCTCCGGGAGAAGGGCTTTGCCCCGGCCATCGTGGCCGGCCACAGCCTGGGCGAATACTCCGCCCTGGTGGCCGCCGGCTCGCTGAAGTTCGCTGACGCGGTTCGGCTCGTCCGTCTGCGCGGCCAGTACATGCAGGAAGCGGTTCCGGCCGGGGTGGGCGCCATGGCCGCCATTCTCAAGCCGCCGCTCGACAAGCTGGAGTCGATTCTCGCCGAGGCGTCGCAGGGCGAGGTCGTTTCGGCCGCGAACTTCAATTCGCCGGACCAACTGGTGATCGCCGGCCATGCCGGAGCTGTGGCGCGAGCCTGCGAGGCCCTGAAGGCCGCGGGCGCGAAACGGACTGTGCCGCTCCCCGTGAGCGCACCATTCCATTGCTCCCTGATGCACCCGGCGCAGGCACGCCTGAAGGTGGACCTGGACGTCTGTGAGTTCTCTGATCTGAGCGTCCCGCTCATCAACAACGTCGAAGCGCGTGAAATCTCGACCGGCGCCGACGCACGGCAGGGGCTGTATCTGCAGGTGCCGGGCGCGGTGCGCTGGACGGACGCGATGCACCAACTGGCGGCATCGGGTGTGCAGCGGGCGGTCGAGGTGGGCGCCGGCGCGGTGCTATGCGGTCTGCTGCGGCAGATTGAGCCCGGCATCAAGACGGCCAAGTTCGGCGACCCGGCCGACCTGGAGAAAGTCTGTGAGCTTCTCGCATAA